One genomic region from Bacillus aquiflavi encodes:
- a CDS encoding Phenylacetic acid catabolic protein, translating to MTLNQNSSMISLAETIADHKFVLGDRLVEIGISGPDLEATLSSIAMAQAELGHARLIYRWVADLKGENGSKQEIKQQTGKAFQSLVEINNWITLIAGLYTTNVAIDLVMKALLKGDHKHLNLPFSKMLKEQHEHVNYSKSWSEQLLNERGSIPLRFEKQLEKASFEVEQWLNKVEKDNTILANSNLTEQFNETIKSLYKDGVVTNV from the coding sequence ATGACGTTAAATCAAAACAGTTCAATGATAAGTTTGGCAGAAACAATTGCCGATCATAAATTTGTTTTAGGCGACCGTTTAGTAGAGATCGGAATTAGCGGACCGGATTTAGAAGCAACGCTTTCATCAATCGCGATGGCGCAAGCAGAGCTAGGCCACGCAAGACTGATTTACAGGTGGGTAGCTGATTTAAAAGGCGAAAACGGAAGCAAGCAAGAGATTAAACAGCAAACTGGTAAAGCATTTCAAAGTTTAGTAGAAATAAATAATTGGATTACGTTAATAGCCGGACTCTACACAACGAATGTGGCGATCGATTTAGTGATGAAGGCGCTGTTAAAAGGCGATCACAAACATTTGAATCTTCCGTTTAGCAAAATGTTAAAAGAACAACATGAACATGTAAACTATTCAAAAAGCTGGAGTGAGCAGCTGCTAAATGAAAGGGGTTCCATACCTCTCCGATTTGAAAAGCAGCTTGAAAAAGCATCATTTGAGGTTGAACAATGGTTAAACAAAGTCGAAAAAGACAACACCATCCTTGCCAATTCAAATTTAACTGAACAGTTTAACGAAACGATAAAGTCATTATATAAGGACGGAGTGGTCACAAATGTATGA
- a CDS encoding metal-sulfur cluster assembly factor, which yields MIEQAANPQTIKYWNALKEVADPEFPISVVDMGLIYDIQKTGSKLEVKMTYTSTGCACMEWIESDIKNRLLEEKEIHEVDIQVVWDPPWTVKNLSEEGKKILKHWGVSS from the coding sequence ATGATTGAGCAAGCGGCAAATCCACAAACGATAAAATATTGGAACGCTTTAAAAGAAGTAGCAGATCCAGAGTTTCCAATTAGCGTTGTCGATATGGGATTAATATATGACATTCAAAAAACAGGCAGCAAGCTGGAAGTGAAAATGACATACACTTCAACAGGCTGTGCGTGTATGGAATGGATCGAAAGCGATATTAAAAATCGTCTCCTTGAAGAAAAGGAAATTCATGAAGTTGATATTCAAGTTGTTTGGGATCCGCCTTGGACAGTAAAAAATTTAAGTGAAGAAGGCAAGAAAATATTAAAACATTGGGGGGTGAGCTCATAA